In one Zobellia galactanivorans genomic region, the following are encoded:
- a CDS encoding DUF1501 domain-containing protein yields the protein MRDFQEQKKFEDTRRGFLKKASLGFGSIALSSLLGPTESFANDLLMAKTPPLVNANGGALGGTHFPAKAKRIIYLFQSGGPSQIETFDYKPALEKWHGQEIPDSVRGMQRNSGMVTSQSTFPLVKSIFDFKQYGESGAWVSELFPHTAGVVDELCIIKSMYTEAINHEPAVMFMQTGSQLSGRPSIGSWLSYGLGSDNKDLPNFVVMLSKGGGAQPLSSAAWGNGFLASHHQGVQFRSGKDPVLYLNNPHGVHEHDRRRALDHISELNNQQYDIWKDPEIQSKINQYEMAYRMQSSVPDAVDTSDEPDHIYELYGEDARIPGTYAANCLQARRLAEKDVKFIQLYHMGWDQHGGLPNGIKRQALGTDQATAGLITDLKQRGLLEDTLVVWGGEFGRTSFSQGRLTADNYGRDHHPGCFTMWMAGAGVKAGMVYGETDDFSYNVAQNGVHVHDFQATLLHLLGVDHEKLTFKHQGRRFRLTDVHGHVVKDILA from the coding sequence ATGAGAGATTTTCAAGAACAAAAGAAGTTTGAAGATACCCGCAGGGGCTTTTTAAAGAAAGCGTCCTTGGGTTTTGGTTCCATTGCTCTATCGAGTCTATTGGGGCCTACCGAATCCTTTGCCAATGATTTGTTGATGGCCAAAACCCCACCATTGGTCAATGCGAACGGGGGCGCATTGGGCGGAACCCATTTCCCGGCCAAGGCGAAACGTATTATTTATTTGTTTCAAAGTGGCGGGCCTTCCCAAATCGAGACCTTTGATTACAAACCGGCCTTGGAAAAATGGCACGGTCAGGAAATTCCCGATTCCGTAAGGGGAATGCAACGTAATTCGGGTATGGTGACTTCACAAAGTACCTTTCCCTTGGTGAAATCTATTTTCGATTTTAAGCAATACGGTGAATCAGGGGCTTGGGTAAGCGAGCTTTTTCCGCATACCGCCGGGGTGGTAGACGAACTTTGTATCATTAAATCAATGTATACCGAGGCTATCAACCATGAACCTGCCGTAATGTTTATGCAAACGGGCTCCCAATTGAGTGGGAGGCCTTCAATCGGATCTTGGTTGAGCTATGGGCTTGGTAGCGACAATAAAGACCTGCCCAATTTTGTCGTGATGCTCTCCAAGGGAGGAGGTGCCCAGCCCTTGAGCTCGGCAGCTTGGGGCAATGGCTTTCTGGCTTCCCACCACCAAGGGGTGCAGTTTCGTTCCGGAAAGGATCCGGTATTGTATTTGAACAACCCACATGGGGTACACGAGCACGACCGTAGACGGGCCTTGGATCATATTTCGGAATTGAACAATCAGCAATATGATATCTGGAAAGATCCCGAAATCCAATCTAAAATTAATCAGTATGAAATGGCCTACCGCATGCAGAGTTCGGTGCCTGATGCCGTAGATACCTCTGATGAACCCGATCATATTTACGAGTTATATGGAGAAGATGCCAGAATTCCGGGGACCTATGCGGCCAATTGCCTGCAGGCAAGACGTTTGGCCGAGAAAGATGTGAAGTTCATACAGTTGTACCATATGGGATGGGACCAGCATGGCGGACTTCCCAACGGTATAAAAAGACAGGCACTGGGTACCGACCAGGCCACCGCCGGTTTGATTACCGACCTAAAACAACGCGGACTCTTAGAAGATACCTTAGTGGTCTGGGGAGGGGAATTCGGCAGAACCAGCTTCTCCCAAGGTAGGCTTACCGCCGATAATTACGGAAGGGACCACCACCCTGGCTGTTTTACCATGTGGATGGCCGGTGCCGGCGTAAAAGCGGGAATGGTCTATGGCGAGACCGATGATTTTAGTTACAACGTTGCCCAAAATGGGGTTCACGTACATGATTTTCAGGCTACCTTGTTGCATTTGTTGGGGGTAGACCACGAAAAGCTTACTTTTAAGCACCAAGGAAGAAGATTCCGCCTGACCGATGTTCATGGTCATGTAGTGAAAGATATATTAGCATAA
- a CDS encoding DUF1553 domain-containing protein, with amino-acid sequence MRLILTLCLLCLSSCGWNAPEEIEEAMTRLPEKVDFNYHVKPILSDKCFACHGPDMANQKAGLRLDIAESAYEALKGSGKNPIVPHKPGESEVVARILSDDPDLKMPPAEFNVALSKNEIATLTKWIEQGAEYKPHWSFIRPQKEAAPEVKHKEWAKNDIDRFVVDRLEAMNVEPSKKAEKEHLIRRLNFDLIGLPPTLRQIEDFVNDTSANAYEKVVDRLLASPAYGERMASEWMDVARYADSDGYLDDKHRDFSPYRDWVIKAFNENMSYEQFVTWQLAGDLIKNPSQESILATAFNRLHKKNSEAGIVFEEYRVEYVADRTLSVGKAFLGLSVECARCHDHKYDPISQKDHYELFAFFNSTNEIGTPVYGPGQVPGPSLLLTNEEEKKVLEFIDRDIDQTKGQLVSVERETPEIVKTWLNNPSEVKAELEKVLGKGLQASLNFDSFAARDEKSYKVQNSGGNRQAVAVREPIIEDGLEGKAVFLGDYTTLGMPDKIGWFDQSDPFTVSVAIKPGKNYEEASIFTHCEESRQGLKGYSMHLEDNHLKFIIARSWPFNSIQLKTKDPVPEKEWHTVTVSYDGLGKAEGVHIYIDGKKVPVAIEIDNLYKSILFKKNIHNYAFGGFRLGVSGKFKSFKDGGLDNLKIYERQLSDLEVLYSLSPAKAMEEVKKNNEALLTDFYYQSIDKDAETTRKKIQELRKKQLDELEPIKEIMVLGDLPEPRPTYVLDRGMYDAPTEEVQPDVPEVVMPFNKDLPRNRLGLSQWLFDKNNPLTARVFVNRLWQMHFGQGLVSTSDDFGNQGNLPSHPELLDWLAVEFMESGWDIKKIHKLMVMSATYQQSSELTPELLEMDTDNIWLARGPSRRMTAEMVRDNALAISGLLVSKIGGPSTYPYQPEGLWDEISNKPWRYRYKQEPGEGLYRRSLYTIWKRTSAPPSMQIFDAGDRSVCAVKRRETSTPLQALVLLNDPQFIEASYILAEHLLEENNGNAEIQLQKAFQLSTGRKARQKEMVVLKRFLDEELERFLEKKEDAIAYLNMGETKIKSTSDPVKVAALATVINGIMNTAEGFTIR; translated from the coding sequence TTGAGACTAATTTTAACGCTCTGTTTGTTGTGTTTAAGCAGTTGCGGATGGAATGCACCTGAAGAAATCGAGGAAGCAATGACTCGTTTACCCGAGAAGGTGGATTTCAATTACCATGTAAAACCGATATTATCGGATAAGTGTTTTGCCTGCCACGGTCCGGATATGGCCAATCAAAAAGCAGGTCTCCGACTCGATATAGCCGAAAGTGCCTACGAGGCTTTAAAGGGGTCTGGGAAAAATCCTATTGTACCCCATAAACCTGGGGAGAGTGAAGTGGTGGCCCGGATTTTATCCGATGACCCCGATTTGAAAATGCCGCCAGCGGAGTTCAACGTGGCCTTGAGCAAGAACGAAATTGCCACCCTTACCAAATGGATCGAGCAGGGAGCCGAGTACAAACCGCATTGGTCGTTTATACGCCCTCAAAAGGAAGCGGCCCCTGAAGTAAAACATAAGGAATGGGCAAAGAACGACATTGACCGGTTTGTGGTCGACAGGTTGGAGGCTATGAACGTAGAGCCGTCCAAGAAAGCGGAAAAGGAACACTTGATCCGCCGCCTGAATTTTGATCTGATCGGCCTGCCGCCTACGTTACGGCAGATCGAAGATTTTGTCAATGACACTTCGGCCAACGCATACGAAAAAGTGGTAGACCGTCTTTTGGCCTCTCCCGCCTATGGGGAACGTATGGCTTCCGAATGGATGGATGTGGCTCGCTACGCCGATAGTGATGGTTACCTTGATGATAAGCATCGTGATTTTAGTCCGTATAGGGATTGGGTCATAAAGGCCTTTAATGAGAATATGTCGTATGAGCAGTTCGTAACCTGGCAGTTGGCAGGAGATCTTATAAAGAACCCATCGCAAGAAAGTATTTTGGCAACTGCCTTTAATCGTTTGCACAAAAAAAATTCCGAAGCGGGAATTGTCTTTGAGGAATACCGCGTAGAGTATGTAGCCGACAGGACCTTATCGGTTGGAAAGGCATTTTTAGGCTTGAGTGTGGAATGTGCCAGGTGCCACGATCATAAATATGACCCGATAAGTCAAAAAGACCACTATGAGCTTTTTGCCTTTTTCAACAGTACCAACGAAATCGGAACCCCTGTTTATGGGCCGGGGCAAGTGCCGGGACCTTCACTCTTACTGACCAACGAAGAGGAAAAAAAGGTATTGGAGTTTATTGATAGGGATATCGATCAAACTAAAGGGCAATTGGTGTCCGTTGAAAGGGAAACACCTGAGATTGTTAAGACCTGGTTGAACAATCCTTCGGAAGTAAAGGCAGAGCTAGAAAAGGTTTTAGGGAAAGGACTGCAGGCCAGTTTAAATTTTGATTCGTTTGCAGCACGGGATGAAAAGTCGTACAAGGTTCAAAACAGCGGAGGAAACAGGCAAGCCGTAGCGGTAAGGGAACCTATAATAGAGGATGGACTAGAAGGAAAGGCTGTTTTTCTGGGAGATTATACTACACTGGGAATGCCCGATAAAATAGGTTGGTTCGATCAGTCCGACCCCTTTACGGTTTCCGTTGCCATAAAGCCGGGTAAAAATTATGAAGAGGCTTCTATTTTTACACATTGTGAGGAATCAAGGCAGGGATTGAAAGGCTATTCCATGCATTTAGAGGATAACCATCTCAAGTTTATCATTGCCCGTTCTTGGCCTTTTAATTCCATACAGCTAAAAACAAAGGATCCCGTTCCCGAAAAGGAATGGCATACCGTAACCGTTTCCTATGATGGGCTGGGTAAAGCGGAAGGGGTGCATATCTATATTGACGGAAAAAAAGTGCCGGTAGCGATTGAAATAGACAACCTGTACAAATCCATCCTATTTAAGAAAAATATACATAATTACGCATTCGGAGGTTTCAGGTTAGGAGTAAGTGGCAAGTTCAAATCCTTTAAAGACGGGGGGCTCGATAATCTTAAAATATACGAGCGACAATTATCCGATCTGGAAGTGCTTTACAGCCTTTCCCCTGCAAAGGCCATGGAGGAGGTAAAGAAAAATAATGAAGCCTTACTGACCGATTTTTATTATCAAAGTATAGATAAGGATGCGGAAACTACACGAAAAAAAATACAGGAGCTGCGTAAAAAACAGCTCGATGAATTGGAGCCCATAAAGGAGATTATGGTGTTGGGCGATTTACCGGAGCCCAGGCCCACTTATGTACTTGATCGCGGTATGTACGATGCCCCTACGGAAGAGGTGCAGCCCGATGTACCGGAAGTGGTTATGCCCTTTAATAAAGATTTGCCCCGAAATAGGCTGGGGCTGAGCCAATGGTTGTTCGATAAAAATAACCCCTTAACGGCAAGGGTCTTTGTAAACCGCTTATGGCAAATGCACTTCGGTCAAGGTTTGGTGTCTACTTCCGATGATTTTGGAAACCAAGGCAATTTACCTTCGCACCCCGAATTATTGGATTGGCTGGCCGTAGAATTTATGGAGTCGGGTTGGGATATTAAAAAAATACACAAGCTGATGGTGATGTCCGCTACCTACCAACAAAGCTCGGAACTGACTCCCGAATTGCTGGAAATGGATACGGATAATATTTGGTTGGCCCGAGGGCCGAGTAGACGTATGACCGCAGAAATGGTAAGGGACAATGCCTTGGCCATTAGCGGACTGTTGGTCTCTAAAATCGGAGGACCGAGCACCTATCCCTATCAACCTGAAGGACTGTGGGACGAAATCAGTAACAAGCCCTGGCGTTACCGCTACAAACAAGAACCAGGTGAAGGCTTGTACCGAAGGAGCCTTTATACCATCTGGAAGCGAACCTCCGCGCCTCCGTCAATGCAAATTTTTGATGCTGGCGATAGAAGTGTATGTGCCGTTAAAAGAAGGGAGACCAGCACGCCTTTACAGGCCTTGGTCTTACTGAACGATCCCCAATTTATAGAGGCGTCATATATACTTGCCGAGCATCTTTTAGAGGAAAACAATGGCAATGCCGAGATACAGTTGCAGAAGGCGTTTCAGTTGAGTACCGGTAGAAAGGCCCGGCAAAAGGAAATGGTCGTCTTAAAAAGATTTCTAGATGAGGAGCTGGAACGGTTTTTAGAGAAAAAGGAAGATGCCATAGCCTATTTGAACATGGGCGAGACCAAGATCAAGAGTACCTCTGATCCGGTCAAGGTGGCCGCATTGGCCACGGTCATTAACGGAATTATGAATACAGCCGAAGGGTTTACCATACGATAA
- a CDS encoding TRAP transporter substrate-binding protein — MFDRRWFRPVFKKALPCLFALLSLSGCKPDKDEPEFLLRTALLVNEEHTWYKAFVYFGEILEERSKGRIKVEVYPSEQLAKEIEAIRLIQADVIDMTTTGSTLTNWFEVATFCELPFLMQDSTDMNRYINGPIGKLMEEEMINKSGLRPLGHFERGPRHLTSNRPIRHPDDLKGLIVRVPNVPSFVTLWKALGAKPTPMAFSEVFTSLQQGTIEAQENPFALINNAGFAEVQKYLNLTGHVMSWVYPVMGEKQFQRLPPDLKEIFLEAAKDMQAYEHRLFLENEKKVQDALKAKGMEFIEVDKEAFQQKCEEAIYNSLSPEMQKIYDQLKVEKDAS; from the coding sequence ATGTTTGATCGTAGATGGTTCCGCCCTGTTTTCAAAAAGGCCTTGCCCTGCCTTTTTGCCTTGTTAAGTCTTAGTGGTTGTAAGCCGGATAAAGACGAACCTGAATTTTTGTTACGCACCGCCCTTTTGGTGAACGAAGAGCATACTTGGTACAAGGCCTTTGTCTATTTCGGGGAAATTCTCGAAGAACGCAGCAAAGGACGTATCAAGGTAGAAGTATATCCTTCCGAACAATTGGCCAAAGAAATCGAAGCGATCAGGCTGATTCAGGCCGACGTTATCGATATGACAACCACGGGATCTACCCTTACGAATTGGTTTGAAGTGGCTACCTTCTGTGAACTTCCTTTTTTGATGCAAGATTCTACCGATATGAACCGGTATATCAATGGCCCCATAGGTAAATTGATGGAAGAGGAAATGATCAACAAATCGGGACTTCGACCCTTGGGCCATTTTGAACGGGGACCCAGACACCTTACTTCAAATAGGCCTATACGGCATCCCGACGACTTAAAGGGACTCATAGTTCGCGTGCCGAACGTTCCTTCTTTCGTAACATTGTGGAAAGCCCTGGGCGCGAAACCTACACCTATGGCCTTTTCCGAGGTTTTTACCTCGTTGCAGCAAGGTACCATAGAAGCACAGGAAAATCCGTTTGCCTTGATCAACAACGCAGGTTTTGCCGAAGTGCAAAAATACTTGAACCTGACCGGGCACGTCATGAGCTGGGTCTATCCGGTCATGGGCGAAAAACAGTTTCAGCGACTCCCTCCAGATTTAAAGGAAATTTTTTTGGAAGCGGCCAAAGATATGCAGGCGTATGAGCATCGTCTCTTTTTGGAGAACGAAAAGAAAGTACAGGATGCCCTCAAGGCCAAGGGCATGGAGTTTATAGAAGTGGATAAGGAAGCCTTTCAACAAAAATGTGAGG
- a CDS encoding RidA family protein, with protein sequence MKGLFLVVCISVFTSFNGSAQEETEYNPEAKLLELGIELSKPSAPMANYVNAVRTGNLIFLSGKGPTKANGENITGKLGADLSIEEGYEAARVTGINQISVLKMELGDLKKVKRIVKVRGMVNAVPDFTDQPKVINGYSDLMVAVFGERGKHARAAVGMGSLPGNIAVEIEMVVEVED encoded by the coding sequence ATGAAAGGACTATTTTTAGTTGTATGTATTTCCGTTTTTACTTCGTTTAACGGATCTGCTCAAGAAGAAACCGAATATAATCCCGAAGCTAAACTTTTAGAATTGGGAATAGAACTTTCAAAACCTTCTGCCCCTATGGCCAATTATGTAAATGCGGTACGTACGGGAAATCTTATCTTTTTATCCGGAAAAGGTCCTACCAAAGCCAATGGAGAAAATATTACGGGAAAATTAGGGGCCGACCTTAGTATAGAAGAGGGTTACGAGGCAGCTAGGGTAACGGGTATCAATCAAATTTCGGTCTTGAAAATGGAGTTGGGCGACCTGAAAAAAGTAAAGCGTATCGTCAAGGTACGCGGTATGGTAAACGCCGTCCCCGATTTTACCGATCAACCCAAAGTCATCAACGGATATTCAGATTTAATGGTAGCGGTCTTTGGCGAAAGGGGAAAGCATGCACGTGCCGCCGTGGGCATGGGTTCTTTGCCCGGCAATATTGCAGTGGAAATAGAAATGGTAGTTGAGGTAGAAGATTAG
- a CDS encoding twin-arginine translocation signal domain-containing protein: MTTRRDFIKKTGMGTGGVLAMSSVPFYINNPKANLGKEIIGHGDFRYRVEVGWGDLDPKKHPVNNCHEMVIDKKGRVFMLTDHAKNNVLVYNKSGELLHSWTLNLPGAHGLGIHEEGGAEFLYITDPSLGRVVKTDLEGRVVLEIASPVSAGIYGEHAPFRPTETAIGPNGDIYVADGYGSQYILQYDSKGNFIRKFGGDSFLSKEKFKQAHGVALDNRDPSNPTLLCTARIKNSFKRFSLEGEFLEDYYMPGLFVSRPVIDGDNVYSGVCFGMEEGNYNLQANKGFVTILDKDNKVISNPGGTEPVYENGKLKLMFQENPIFKHCHDVCVDNDKNLYVCQWNAGGIYPYKLHRI; this comes from the coding sequence ATGACAACGAGAAGAGATTTTATAAAAAAGACAGGTATGGGTACGGGAGGCGTTTTGGCCATGTCTTCAGTACCATTCTATATCAACAATCCAAAGGCAAACCTGGGCAAGGAAATTATTGGCCATGGAGATTTTAGGTATAGGGTAGAGGTCGGTTGGGGCGATCTAGATCCGAAAAAACATCCTGTCAATAATTGCCATGAAATGGTAATCGACAAAAAAGGCAGGGTCTTTATGCTTACCGATCACGCCAAGAACAATGTGCTGGTCTATAATAAATCTGGGGAGTTGTTGCACAGTTGGACCCTGAATTTGCCGGGTGCACATGGTCTGGGCATACATGAAGAAGGTGGGGCGGAATTTTTATACATCACCGATCCCTCTTTAGGGAGGGTCGTAAAGACCGATTTAGAGGGTAGGGTAGTCCTAGAGATAGCCTCGCCCGTATCGGCGGGAATTTACGGGGAGCACGCGCCCTTCAGGCCAACGGAAACCGCCATAGGTCCCAATGGGGATATCTATGTGGCCGATGGCTACGGTTCGCAATATATTTTACAGTACGATTCCAAGGGTAATTTCATTCGCAAATTTGGGGGCGATAGCTTTCTCTCCAAGGAAAAATTCAAACAGGCGCATGGGGTAGCCTTAGATAATAGAGACCCATCAAACCCGACCTTGCTGTGTACGGCCCGCATAAAAAACTCGTTCAAACGCTTTTCCCTTGAAGGGGAATTCCTTGAAGATTATTATATGCCGGGACTTTTTGTGAGTCGGCCCGTAATCGACGGAGATAACGTATATTCAGGGGTTTGCTTTGGAATGGAAGAAGGTAATTACAATTTGCAGGCGAACAAGGGCTTTGTTACTATCCTAGATAAGGATAATAAAGTAATCTCTAATCCGGGTGGTACTGAGCCGGTTTACGAGAACGGAAAATTGAAGTTGATGTTCCAAGAAAACCCCATTTTTAAGCATTGTCATGATGTGTGTGTAGACAATGATAAGAATCTATATGTTTGCCAATGGAATGCGGGTGGAATCTATCCTTATAAGTTACATCGAATTTAG